The region GATATACAGCTTAAAAGAGCTGTTACAGCATATAAAATTAGAAATAATAAAGAGTTTGATTTCAGTGGCTTTTTAAATACAGAGGTGAAAGTAAAAAGTGAAGGAAAAAAACATTTCTCAAAACTCATGGATACCATGTGGGAAAGATGATAAATTAGGTTTGTTACAGAAAAAATTTTCACATATATATGTTGAAAATGAGATTAGGGATTTATATTTTACCAAAAGAATACTTGATAAGTTTTCTGAAAGTAAGATTATTTATATAAATAATTATAAAGATATATTTGATAGGGCAAAGCAAAATTTTAATGTTCAAAAAAATTCTCAAAAACTTATACTTGCGAAGGCTTATGATAATTTTATATATGAAGGATCTGAAATGTGTGAGGATTTTGGACAAAGAAATTTTTATTATTCATCGAGTATCCTAAATTGCATATACGATTGTAAATATTGTTATTTAAAAGGATTATATCCATCGAGTAATATTGTTATATTTGTAAATGTAGAAGATTTTATAAGTGCGGCTATATCTAAAAGTGAAGGAAAAAATATATATGTCTGTATATCTTATGATTCGGATATTTTGGCTTTTGAAAACCTAACAGGTTTTGCTGGTAAATGGATAGAAGCTGCGAGAGAAAATAAAAACATATTGATAGAAATAAGGACTAAGAGTACTAATTTTAAAAGTATTAAACATCTTGATATACCATCTAATGTTATATTTGCTTGGTCGTTATTACCTGATGAAGTAATTCAGAAGTATGAACTAAAAGTACCAAGTTTGAATAGCAGATTAAGTAGTATAAATGAAGCGATTTTAAAGGGAGCTCAGGTTAGAATATCGATTGAGCCCATAATGAATATAAATAATTTTGAGGAAATATATAAACAATTTGTAGATAAAATCTTTAGTGTTATAGATCCAAATAGAATAAGAGATATAAACATCGATACTTTTAGAGTAAAAAGAGAGCATTT is a window of Clostridium pasteurianum DNA encoding:
- a CDS encoding SPL family radical SAM protein; this translates as MKEKNISQNSWIPCGKDDKLGLLQKKFSHIYVENEIRDLYFTKRILDKFSESKIIYINNYKDIFDRAKQNFNVQKNSQKLILAKAYDNFIYEGSEMCEDFGQRNFYYSSSILNCIYDCKYCYLKGLYPSSNIVIFVNVEDFISAAISKSEGKNIYVCISYDSDILAFENLTGFAGKWIEAARENKNILIEIRTKSTNFKSIKHLDIPSNVIFAWSLLPDEVIQKYELKVPSLNSRLSSINEAILKGAQVRISIEPIMNINNFEEIYKQFVDKIFSVIDPNRIRDINIDTFRVKREHLKRMRKLNPYETIFGYKFLKVNDYYVYENSNKMKQYVSELVKKYVNDDKIF